Proteins found in one Osmerus mordax isolate fOsmMor3 chromosome 20, fOsmMor3.pri, whole genome shotgun sequence genomic segment:
- the casp17 gene encoding caspase-7, whose product MWKGMRHDKEVNRAVLVSVETFDPGVQLSRRPGAGRDTKRLHRVLRKLGFKVDIHSDLTAREIYALFQKESKKTVEGCFLAVLSTHGEEGCVFGADGGPVRLSRIFSYFNNPHMEGKTKMFFIQACRGHELDAGVEVETDAAGSEDTKDTFAQYQSIPIDTAVMYATVPGYAAFSHPLGAVFLQTLCDLLEEEGGRGLELTRLTTRLSHRVAFRFQAKGRHLAGKKEMPCLVSRLTRDVFPFAEPGKECEEKGLSTTSLVSTDNIRPRKHSIS is encoded by the exons ATGTGGAAGGGTATGAGGCACGACAAGGAGGTGAACCGGGCAGTACTGGTGTCCGTGGAAACGTTCGACCCTGGAGTTCAGTTGTCCAGGAGACCAGGAGCCggcagagacacaaagagactcCACCGCGTTCTGAGGAAGCTCGGATTCAAAGTGGACATACACTCGGACCTCACCGCCCGGGAGATCTACGCACTCTTTCAGAAAG AGAGCAAGAAAACAGTGGAGGGCTGTTTCCTGGCGGTGCTTTCGACGCACGgagaggaagggtgtgtgttcGGAGCGGACGGGGGGCCAGTCAGACTGTCTCGCATTTTCAGCTACTTCAACAACCCACACATGGAGGGCAAGACCAAGATGTTCTTCATCCAG GCATGTCGAGGACATGAGTTGGACGCTGGGGTCGAGGTGGAGACCGATGCGGCAGGAAGCGAAGACACAAAGGATACCTTTGCGCAATACCAGTCCATTCCCATAGATACAGCCGTGATGTACGCCACAGTACCAG GCTACGCAGCGTTCAGTCACCCCCTGGGCGCTGTCTTCCTCCAGACTCTCTGTGacttgctggaggaggagggggggcgtggCCTGGAGCTAACCCGCCTCACGACACGCCTCTCCCACCGCGTAGCCTTCAGGTTCCAGGCCAAAGGTCGACATCTGGCCGGGAAGAAGGAAATGCCCTGCTTGGTTTCACGGCTGACGAGAGATGTGTTCCCGTTCGCTGAGCCAGGGAAGGAGTGTGAAGAAAAAGGGCTCAGTACCACGTCATTGGTCAGCACAGACAACATCAGACCTCGGAAACACTCCATCAGTTAG
- the tcf7l1a gene encoding transcription factor 7-like 1-A (The sequence of the model RefSeq protein was modified relative to this genomic sequence to represent the inferred CDS: added 29 bases not found in genome assembly), with protein sequence MEPFLPEPGRTYRCSGPFLDVPGSAALKDPRSPTPTHMSNKVPVVQHPHMPHMSPLLSYSPDPFPPRTPPPHLSPDTAGISRTPHPAELSPYYPLSPGSMAQIPHHLGWLQGQSMYSLPGGSFRPSYPAALAMNASMSSLVSSRFSPHLVPPPQSSIPHPAIVTTAIKQEPRDGNQHGKSMSPAQKEKEEEKRPHIKKPLNAFMLYMKEQRAKVVSECTLKESAAINQILGRRWHSLSREEQAKYYDLARKERQLHSQLYPGWSARDNYGKRKKRKRDNKCDSALPDDPTEHFSPQPKKSCVSFGSQEKQSASHAHPHLTHTHLSQASPASSLDSPATPTTALASPAAPAPTHTEHTHAPSHGEHAHAEQVQPLSLTTKPHRPHRDVHAHLQPQSHAQSHALRAGKPSGHTSSSPSSSHPSYSPQIGSSSSSSSSKTPPLLSRPFAFPPALAPPPSSLHQSVLSSQRALTQSQPLSLVTRTNH encoded by the exons tactTACAGATGCAGTGGCCCCTTCCTGGATGTACCTGGAAGTGCAGCTCTCAAAGACCCCCGCTCTCCCACCCCAACTCACATG tctaatAAGGTACCAGTGGTGCAGcacccccacatgccccacatGTCCCCCCTGCTGTCATACAGTCCTgaccccttcccccccaggaccccccctcctcacctctctccggACACCGCAG ggATCTCCCGGACGCCCCACCCAGCCGAATTGTCGCCctactaccctctctctcccgggaGCATGGCCCAGATCCCTCACCACCTGGGCTGGCT GCAGGGCCAGTCGATGTACTCTCTCCCCGGCGGGAGCTTCAGACCCTCCTACCCCGCAGCGCTCGCCATGAACGCCTCCATGTCcag CCTGGTGTCCAGTCGCTTCTCCCCCCACCTGGTCCCGCCCCCCCAGTCGTCCATCCCccacccggccatcgtcaccacGGCGATCAAGCAGGAGCCCCGAGACGGCAACCAGCACGG GAAGAGCATGTCCCCGGcccagaaggagaaggaggaggagaagaggcctCACATCAAGAAGCCCCTGAACGCCTTCATGCTGTACATGAAGGAGCAGAGGGCCAAGGTGGTGTCAGAGTGCACCCTGAAGGAGAGCGCCGCCATCAACCAGATCCTGGGCCgccgg tGGCACTCTCTgtccagagaggagcaggccaaGTACTACGACCTGGCCCGCAAAGAGAGGCAGCTCCACTCTCAGCTCTACCCCGGCTGGTCAGCCAGAGACAACTAC gggaagaggaagaagaggaagagggataaCAAGTGTGATTCTGCTCTGCCCGACG acccCACAGAGCACTTCTCCCCGCAGCCCAAGAAGTCCTGCGTGTCGTTCGGCTCTCAGGAAAAGCAGAGCGCCTCGCACGCTCACCCCCACCTGAcgcacacccacctctcccagGCCAGCCCCGCCTCCTCGCTGGACTCGCCGGCGACGCCCACCACGGCGCTGGCCTCGCCGGCGGCGCCGGCGCCCACCCACACCGAGCACACGCACGCGCCGAGCCACGGCGAGCACGCGCACGCCGAGCaggtccagcccctctccctcaccaccaAGCCCCACCGCCCGCACAGGGACGTACACGCACACTTGCAGCCCCAAAGCCACGCTCAGTCTCACGCGCTCCGCGCCGGCAAGCCCTCAGGTcatacctcctcctccccctcctcctctcacccctcctactccccccagataggctcctcctcctcctcctccagcagcaagactcctcccctcctctcccgtccGTTCGCCTTCCCCCCCGCCCTGGCCCCGCCTCCGAGCTCCCTCCACCAATCGGTGCTGAGCTCCCAGCGTGCCTTAACGCAgtcccagcccctctctctggtcACCCGAACCAATCACTGA
- the dusp11 gene encoding RNA/RNP complex-1-interacting phosphatase isoform X1 — MRYKPSFLLHRLLVGTYSDVSTSYRTSKHIQMPPTNKNGIPDRWLDYKAVGKKIPGTRFIAFKVPLKQSLNRHVQSSDVFGPKELLTALSKEKQELGLIIDLTYTTRYYKPVDLPDSLFYLKIFTAGHEVPCDPTILSFKRAVRKFLQDNADNEKLIGVHCTHGLNRTGYLVCRYLIDVDGLDPKQAIKLFNSARGHAIERENYLKDLQSGPKRSNQGMDESEQEPIKGQAGSTPPWEREQHGNYNCHRSVPFHQRGMNHQQPRPLHSGLRPPPLLPPPQHHRPRHPPPLIPPSIPGMWSPIPRYQWRPQAQSESAWWRQSHPQPDHQYGGSRHENGRGRGFHPQEERRRGPFPPPSAPPYPLLPRYSSEGFRGSASSSHNPRSEERDEPRRKSQHRHRHHDRT, encoded by the exons ATGAGATACAAA CCATCATTTTTACTCCATCGACTTCTAGTTGGTACATACAGTGACGTATCAACTAGTTACAGAACtagtaaacatatacagatgCCTCCAACGAATAAAAACGGGATTCCGGACAG GTGGTTGGACTACAAGGCCGTAGGCAAGAAGATTCCCGGGACTCGGTTCATTGCTTTCAAGGTTCCCTTGAAACAG TCGCTGAATCGCCATGTTCAGAGTTCTGACGTGTTTGGTCCCAAGGAGCTGCTGACTGCTCTtagtaaagagaaacaggagttGGGCTTGATTATAGACCTCACCTATACCACACGCTACTACAAACcagtg GATTTACCAGACTCACTGTTCTACCTGAAGATCTTCACGGCTGGTCATGAAGTTCCCTGCGACCCCACAATCCTCAGCTTCAAACGGGCTGTACGCAAGTTCCTACAAGACAACGCAGACAATG AGAAGCTGATTGGAGTCCACTGTACCCATGGTTTGAACCGCACGGGCTACCTCGTCTGCAG GTACCTGATAGATGTGGATGGCCTGGATCCAAAACAGGCTATAAAGT TGTTTAACTCTGCGAGGGGCCACGccatagagagggagaactaCCTGAAGGATCTCCAGTCTGGACCAAAGCGAAG TAATCAGGGCATGGACGAATCAGAGCAGGAGCCAATCAAAGGCCAGGCAGGCTCGACCCCGCCctgggagagagaacagcacGGCAACTATAATTGTCACCGCTCAGT GCCTTTCCACCAACGGGGGATGAACCACCAGCAGCCTCGGCCCCTACACAGcggcctccgcccccctcccctgctcccccccccacagcaccaTCGCCCccgccaccctcctcctctcatcccgccCTCCATCCCTGGCATGTGGTCCCCCATACCCAGGTACCAGTGGAGGCCCCAAGCACAATCCGAGTCGGCGTGGTGGAGACAATCCCATCCGCAACCAGACCACCAGTACGGGGGGTCCCGGCACGAGaacggcagggggaggggcttccacccccaggaggagaggaggagggggccgtTCCCCCCGCCGTCCGCTCCTCCCTACCCGCTGCTCCCACGCTATTCTTCCGAGGGCTTCCGAGGCAGCGCTTCTAGCAGTCACAACCCTCGCTCGGAGGAGAGGGACGAGCCCAGGAGGAAAAGTCAACATCGCCACCGACACCACGATAGAACTTGa
- the dusp11 gene encoding RNA/RNP complex-1-interacting phosphatase isoform X2: MPPTNKNGIPDRWLDYKAVGKKIPGTRFIAFKVPLKQSLNRHVQSSDVFGPKELLTALSKEKQELGLIIDLTYTTRYYKPVDLPDSLFYLKIFTAGHEVPCDPTILSFKRAVRKFLQDNADNEKLIGVHCTHGLNRTGYLVCRYLIDVDGLDPKQAIKLFNSARGHAIERENYLKDLQSGPKRSNQGMDESEQEPIKGQAGSTPPWEREQHGNYNCHRSVPFHQRGMNHQQPRPLHSGLRPPPLLPPPQHHRPRHPPPLIPPSIPGMWSPIPRYQWRPQAQSESAWWRQSHPQPDHQYGGSRHENGRGRGFHPQEERRRGPFPPPSAPPYPLLPRYSSEGFRGSASSSHNPRSEERDEPRRKSQHRHRHHDRT, encoded by the exons atgCCTCCAACGAATAAAAACGGGATTCCGGACAG GTGGTTGGACTACAAGGCCGTAGGCAAGAAGATTCCCGGGACTCGGTTCATTGCTTTCAAGGTTCCCTTGAAACAG TCGCTGAATCGCCATGTTCAGAGTTCTGACGTGTTTGGTCCCAAGGAGCTGCTGACTGCTCTtagtaaagagaaacaggagttGGGCTTGATTATAGACCTCACCTATACCACACGCTACTACAAACcagtg GATTTACCAGACTCACTGTTCTACCTGAAGATCTTCACGGCTGGTCATGAAGTTCCCTGCGACCCCACAATCCTCAGCTTCAAACGGGCTGTACGCAAGTTCCTACAAGACAACGCAGACAATG AGAAGCTGATTGGAGTCCACTGTACCCATGGTTTGAACCGCACGGGCTACCTCGTCTGCAG GTACCTGATAGATGTGGATGGCCTGGATCCAAAACAGGCTATAAAGT TGTTTAACTCTGCGAGGGGCCACGccatagagagggagaactaCCTGAAGGATCTCCAGTCTGGACCAAAGCGAAG TAATCAGGGCATGGACGAATCAGAGCAGGAGCCAATCAAAGGCCAGGCAGGCTCGACCCCGCCctgggagagagaacagcacGGCAACTATAATTGTCACCGCTCAGT GCCTTTCCACCAACGGGGGATGAACCACCAGCAGCCTCGGCCCCTACACAGcggcctccgcccccctcccctgctcccccccccacagcaccaTCGCCCccgccaccctcctcctctcatcccgccCTCCATCCCTGGCATGTGGTCCCCCATACCCAGGTACCAGTGGAGGCCCCAAGCACAATCCGAGTCGGCGTGGTGGAGACAATCCCATCCGCAACCAGACCACCAGTACGGGGGGTCCCGGCACGAGaacggcagggggaggggcttccacccccaggaggagaggaggagggggccgtTCCCCCCGCCGTCCGCTCCTCCCTACCCGCTGCTCCCACGCTATTCTTCCGAGGGCTTCCGAGGCAGCGCTTCTAGCAGTCACAACCCTCGCTCGGAGGAGAGGGACGAGCCCAGGAGGAAAAGTCAACATCGCCACCGACACCACGATAGAACTTGa